From a single Saimiri boliviensis isolate mSaiBol1 chromosome 7, mSaiBol1.pri, whole genome shotgun sequence genomic region:
- the NOPCHAP1 gene encoding NOP protein chaperone 1, producing the protein MEVRGNPQASPSCSSPSLDCSGIPVSRELLTAGSDDRGGIWNRLLINPQPKSRKTSTLQTVRIERSPLLDQVQTFLPQMAQANEKLRKEMAAAPPGRFNIENVDGTHGKVIQMDVALFEMNQSDSKEADSSEESSQDSSENSSESEDEYDSIPSEVTIDNIKLPNSEGGKGKIEVLDSPASKKKK; encoded by the exons ATGGAGGTCCGTGGAAATCCCCAGGCTAGCCCGAGTTGTTCGTCGCCCAGCCTAGACTGCTCGGGGATCCCAGTGTCCAGGGAGCTGCTGACTGCGGGAAGCGACGACCGCGGAG GTATATGGAACAGGTTGCTCATCAACCCCCAACCTAAGTCCAGAAAGACCTCCACTCTTCAAACAGTTCGGATAGAAAGGAGTCCCT TATTGGATCAGGTACAGACCTTTCTCCCACAGATGGCACAGGCAAATGAAAAGCTAAGAAAAGAAATGGCAGCTGCACCACCTGGCCGTTTCAATATTGAAAACGTTGATGGGACTCATGGCAAAGTTATACAAATG GATGTGGCTTTGTTTGAGATGAATCAGTCGGATTCAAAAGAAGCGGACAGTTCAGAAGAGAGTTCACAAGACAGTTCAGAGAACAGTTCAGAATCAGAGGATGAATATGACAGCATCCCATCTGAAGTCACCATAGATAACATTAAGCTTCCCAATTCTGAAGGTGGAAAAGGCAAGATTGAAGTTTTGGACAGTCCagcaagtaaaaaaaagaaatag